From a region of the Eulemur rufifrons isolate Redbay chromosome 7, OSU_ERuf_1, whole genome shotgun sequence genome:
- the C7H9orf78 gene encoding splicing factor C9orf78 homolog, translating into MPVTGKTFRRRRADSESEEDEQDSEEVRLKLEETREVQNLRKRPNGVSAVALLVGEKVQEETTLVDDPFQMKTGGMVDMKKLKERGKDKISEEEDLHLGTSFSAETNRRDEDADMMKYIETELKKRKGIVEHEEQKVKPKNAEDCLYELPENIRVSSAKKTEEMLSNQMLSGIPEVDLGIDAKIKNIISTEDAKARLLAEQQNKKKDSETSFVPTNMAVNYVQHNRFYHEELNAPIRRNKEEPKARPLRVGDTEKPEPERSPPNRKRPANEKATDDYHYEKFKKMNRRY; encoded by the exons atgccggtcACTGGGAAGACTTTCCGTCGGCGCCGAGCCGACTCGGAGTCGGAGGAAGATGAGCAGGACTCAGAGGAGGTTCG attaaaACTAGAAGAGACCAGAGAGGTTCAAAACTTGAGGAAAAGGCCCAACGGGGTGAG TGCTGTGGCCCTGCTGGTGGGCGAGAAGGTACAAGAAGAGACCACGCTGGTG GATGATCCCTTTCAAATGAAGACAGGTGGTATGGTggatatgaagaaactgaaggaaaGGGGCAAAGATAA GATCAGTGAAGAGGAAGACCTTCACCTGGGGACTTCATTTTCTGCAGAAACCAACCGAAGGGATGAGGATGCAGACAT GATGAAGTACATTGAGACAGAGctaaagaagaggaaagggaTTGTGGAACATGAGGAGCAGAAAGTCAAGCCgaagaatgcagaggactgtCTTTATGAACTTCCAGAAAACATCCGTGTTTCCTCAGCAAAGAAGACTGAGGAGATGCTTTCCAACCAAATGCTGAGTGGCATCCCCGAGGTGGACCTCGGCATTGA tgctaaaataaaaaatatcatttctacGGAGGATGCCAAGGCCCGTCTGCTGGCAGAGCAGCAAAACAAGAAGAAAGACAGTGAGACATCCTTCGTGCCTACCAACATGGCTGTGAATTATGTGCAGCACAACCGGT TTTATCATGAGGAGCTCAATGCTCCCATACGGAGAAACAAAGAAGAGCCCAAAGCCCGACCCTTGAGAGTGGGTGACACAGAGAAGCCAGAGCCTGAGC GGTCCCCACCTAACCGCAAGCGCCCTGCTAACGAGAAGGCCACTGACGACTATCACTATGAAAAGTTCAAGAAGATGAACAGGCGGTACTGA